A window from Streptomyces sp. NBC_00299 encodes these proteins:
- a CDS encoding glycoside hydrolase family 3 protein, with the protein MPDTSTGSMGNTSVPSRRTVLAATAGMTTALALGGTAHAGPDGKHDDRKLRALIARMSLPEKVGQLFVMRVYGHSATAPDQADIDANLKEIGVRTAAELIAKYRVGGIIYFTWAHNTRDPHQIADLSNGIQRASLAQPRGLPVLVSTDQEHGIVCRVGEPATLFPGAMAIGAGGSRADARTLGRVAGQELRALGIRQNYSPVADVNVNPANPVIGVRSFGAEPAAVAGMVAAEVAGYQHSRQLAATAKHFPGHGDTAVDSHYGFPVITHTRGEWNQLDAPPFRAAIRAGIDSIMTAHIMVPALDDSGDPATLSRPILTGILREELGYDGLVVTDSLGMEGVRTKYGDDRVPVLALKAGVDQLLNPPSLDIAWNAVLKAVQDGELTEARLDESILRILRLKAKLRLFDAPYVSQGGVDRNVGTASHLRTADRIAERTTTLLVNADSTLPLSRRSHPKILVVGADPASPSGTTGPPTGVLAAALTELGFTATALSTGTAPSSAAIAKAVEAARAADAVVVGTYNVTASSTQKALVEQLLATGRPVVAVAVRNPYDVAHLPAVRAYLASYSWTDVELRAAARVIAGRVAPRGKLPVPVQQADDPTRVLYPIGHGLSYGRG; encoded by the coding sequence GTGCCCGACACCAGCACGGGAAGCATGGGAAACACCTCGGTCCCCTCCAGACGTACCGTCCTCGCCGCCACCGCCGGCATGACCACCGCCCTCGCCCTCGGCGGCACCGCCCACGCCGGCCCCGACGGCAAGCACGACGACCGGAAACTGCGGGCCCTCATCGCCCGGATGAGCCTGCCGGAGAAGGTCGGCCAGCTCTTCGTCATGCGGGTCTACGGCCACTCCGCCACCGCCCCCGACCAGGCCGACATCGACGCCAACCTCAAGGAGATCGGCGTCCGTACGGCGGCCGAGCTGATCGCCAAGTACCGGGTCGGCGGCATCATCTACTTCACGTGGGCGCACAACACCCGCGACCCGCACCAGATCGCCGACCTGTCCAACGGCATCCAGCGGGCGTCCCTCGCCCAGCCCCGCGGCCTGCCCGTCCTCGTCTCCACCGACCAGGAGCACGGCATCGTCTGCCGCGTCGGCGAGCCCGCCACCCTCTTCCCGGGTGCCATGGCCATCGGAGCCGGCGGCTCCCGCGCCGACGCCCGCACCCTCGGCCGTGTCGCCGGACAGGAACTCAGGGCGCTCGGCATCCGGCAGAACTACTCCCCCGTGGCCGATGTGAACGTCAACCCGGCCAACCCGGTCATCGGCGTCCGTTCCTTCGGCGCCGAACCGGCCGCGGTGGCCGGCATGGTCGCCGCCGAGGTGGCCGGATACCAGCACTCACGGCAACTCGCGGCCACCGCCAAGCACTTCCCCGGCCACGGCGACACCGCCGTCGACAGCCACTACGGCTTCCCGGTCATCACCCACACCCGCGGAGAGTGGAACCAGCTCGACGCGCCGCCCTTCCGGGCCGCCATCCGGGCCGGCATCGACTCGATCATGACCGCGCACATCATGGTCCCGGCCCTCGACGACTCCGGCGACCCGGCCACCCTGTCCCGACCCATCCTCACCGGCATCCTGCGCGAGGAGCTCGGCTATGACGGGCTCGTGGTGACCGACTCGCTCGGCATGGAGGGCGTACGGACGAAGTACGGCGACGACCGCGTCCCCGTCCTCGCGCTCAAGGCGGGCGTGGACCAGCTCCTCAACCCTCCCTCCCTCGACATCGCCTGGAACGCGGTCCTGAAGGCCGTCCAGGACGGCGAGCTGACCGAGGCGCGGCTCGACGAATCGATCCTGCGGATCCTGCGACTGAAGGCGAAGCTGCGGCTGTTCGACGCGCCGTACGTCAGCCAGGGCGGGGTCGACCGGAACGTCGGCACCGCGTCCCACCTCAGGACCGCCGACCGTATCGCCGAGCGGACGACGACCCTGCTCGTCAACGCGGACTCGACCCTTCCGCTGTCCCGGCGCTCCCACCCCAAGATCCTCGTCGTCGGCGCCGACCCCGCCTCCCCGTCCGGCACGACGGGACCGCCGACCGGCGTGCTCGCCGCCGCGCTCACCGAGCTGGGCTTCACGGCGACCGCCCTGTCGACGGGTACCGCGCCGTCCTCCGCCGCCATCGCCAAGGCCGTCGAGGCGGCTCGGGCGGCGGACGCGGTGGTGGTCGGGACGTACAACGTCACGGCGAGCAGTACGCAGAAGGCGCTGGTCGAGCAGCTCCTCGCGACGGGGAGGCCGGTGGTGGCGGTCGCGGTCCGCAACCCGTACGACGTGGCCCATCTGCCCGCCGTACGGGCGTACTTGGCGTCCTACTCCTGGACCGACGTCGAGCTGCGGGCCGCCGCGCGGGTGATCGCCGGGCGGGTGGCACCGCGCGGGAAGCTGCCGGTGCCGGTGCAGCAGGCGGACGATCCGACGCGGGTGCTGTATCCCATCGGCCACGGACTGTCGTACGGGCGCGGTTAG
- the aroA gene encoding 3-phosphoshikimate 1-carboxyvinyltransferase has protein sequence MPVVDIPGSKSITARALFLAAAADGVTTLVRPLRSDDTEGFAEGLARLGYRVGRTPDAWQVDGRPQGPAVTEADVHCRDGATTARFLPALAATGTGTYRFDASPQMRRRPLLPLTRALRDLGVDLRHEEREGHHPLTVTAAGVEGGEVTLDAGQSSQYLTALLLLGPLTRKGLRITVTDLVSVPYVEITIAMMRAFGVEVRREGNAFLVPPGGYRATTHAVEPDASTASYFFAAAAVTGGEVTVLGLGEGALQGDLGFVDVLRRMGAHVEVGAQSTTVRGTGELRGVTVNMRDISDTMPTLAAIAPFASGPVRIEDVANTRVKECDRLEACAENLRRLGVEVTTGPDWIEIRPGAPLASGAEIKSYGDHRIVMSFAVTGLRVPGISFDDPGCVRKTFPGFHEEFGALSAGFLSRGASPDGAAGGTGPSRQ, from the coding sequence ATGCCCGTAGTCGACATCCCCGGTTCCAAGTCCATCACCGCCCGCGCTCTCTTTCTCGCGGCCGCCGCCGACGGTGTCACCACCCTCGTACGCCCGCTCCGTTCGGACGACACGGAGGGCTTCGCCGAGGGGCTGGCGCGGCTCGGCTACCGGGTCGGGCGGACTCCGGACGCCTGGCAGGTCGACGGCCGCCCGCAGGGCCCCGCGGTCACCGAGGCCGACGTCCACTGCCGGGACGGTGCGACGACGGCCCGCTTCCTGCCGGCGCTGGCCGCCACCGGCACCGGCACCTACCGTTTCGACGCCTCGCCCCAGATGCGCCGCCGGCCCCTGCTGCCGTTGACCCGGGCCCTGCGTGACCTGGGCGTGGACCTGCGGCACGAGGAGCGGGAGGGGCACCATCCGCTGACCGTGACGGCGGCCGGCGTCGAGGGCGGGGAGGTGACGCTGGACGCGGGCCAGTCGTCGCAGTACTTGACGGCGCTGCTGCTGCTCGGACCGCTGACCCGCAAGGGCCTGCGCATCACGGTCACCGACCTGGTCTCGGTGCCGTACGTCGAGATCACGATCGCGATGATGCGTGCCTTCGGGGTGGAGGTACGCCGGGAGGGGAACGCCTTCCTGGTCCCGCCCGGCGGCTACCGCGCCACGACGCACGCGGTGGAGCCGGACGCCTCGACGGCGAGCTACTTCTTCGCGGCGGCGGCCGTCACGGGCGGCGAGGTGACGGTTCTGGGCCTGGGCGAGGGGGCGCTCCAGGGCGACCTGGGCTTCGTCGACGTACTGCGGAGGATGGGCGCGCACGTGGAGGTGGGCGCGCAGTCGACGACCGTCCGGGGGACCGGCGAACTGCGGGGCGTCACCGTCAACATGCGGGACATCTCCGACACCATGCCGACCCTCGCGGCCATCGCCCCGTTCGCCTCCGGCCCGGTGCGGATCGAGGACGTGGCGAACACGCGGGTGAAGGAGTGCGACCGGCTGGAGGCCTGTGCGGAGAACCTGCGGCGGCTGGGGGTGGAGGTGACCACGGGCCCCGACTGGATCGAGATCCGGCCGGGCGCGCCCCTCGCGAGCGGTGCGGAGATCAAGTCCTACGGCGACCACCGCATCGTCATGTCCTTCGCGGTGACCGGGCTGCGGGTGCCGGGAATCTCGTTCGACGACCCCGGGTGCGTACGGAAGACTTTCCCGGGTTTCCATGAGGAGTTCGGGGCGCTGAGCGCGGGGTTCTTGTCGCGGGGGGCGTCGCCCGACGGGGCCGCCGGCGGCACTGGACCGTCACGGCAGTGA
- a CDS encoding RBBP9/YdeN family alpha/beta hydrolase: protein MTAYLILHGWQNRRPKDHWQHWLADRLGEFGHQVVYPQLPEPDDPDLEVWLGELGRHLGALDGGAERVVVAHSLSAVLWLHAAARGMPGLDVDRVLLVAPPSGTVLAQHSEVARFALPALEFTLPGPTRLVAGDDDPYCEEGADSVYGTPLALPTDILPGAAHLDLDAGYGPWPAVLGWCLDPTAPILARPE, encoded by the coding sequence ATGACCGCCTACCTCATCCTCCACGGCTGGCAGAACCGCCGCCCCAAGGACCACTGGCAGCACTGGCTCGCCGACCGGCTCGGCGAGTTCGGGCACCAGGTCGTCTATCCGCAGCTTCCCGAGCCGGACGATCCTGACCTGGAAGTCTGGTTGGGGGAGCTGGGGCGGCACCTCGGTGCGCTCGACGGCGGGGCGGAGCGGGTCGTGGTCGCGCACAGTCTGTCCGCGGTGCTGTGGCTGCACGCTGCCGCGCGCGGGATGCCGGGGCTCGACGTGGACCGGGTGCTGCTCGTCGCCCCGCCGTCCGGCACCGTGCTCGCACAGCACTCGGAGGTCGCCCGATTCGCGCTGCCGGCGCTGGAGTTCACCCTCCCCGGCCCGACCCGCCTGGTCGCCGGCGACGACGACCCGTACTGCGAGGAAGGCGCCGACAGCGTCTACGGCACCCCGCTCGCCCTCCCGACCGACATCCTCCCGGGCGCCGCCCACCTCGACCTGGACGCCGGGTACGGGCCGTGGCCCGCCGTGCTGGGCTGGTGCCTCGACCCCACGGCGCCGATCCTGGCCCGTCCCGAGTAG
- a CDS encoding sugar phosphate isomerase/epimerase family protein, with the protein MKLAFSTLGVPGLPVPDVLRLAAAHGYHGVELRTHAEEPVHPGLGPAERADVAAEFKAAGIELLGLAGYARVAAPGDDGPVIEEMRTLIDLAHDLGAPYVRVFPGADPEQSPQSADAIAARRLGTAAQYAADMGVRILLETHDSHRTAADSIRVLGLVGHRHVGSLWDVMHTWLGGEQPSESYAALSPYLGYVQVKDIASADDTTPLPLGTGVLPLAECVEVLSRHGWDGWLCWEYEKRWYEEAAPLPELLDAGRNHLARLLNESA; encoded by the coding sequence ATGAAACTGGCGTTCTCCACCCTTGGCGTCCCCGGTCTCCCCGTCCCCGACGTGCTGCGGCTCGCGGCAGCGCACGGTTATCACGGCGTCGAGCTGCGCACGCACGCCGAGGAGCCGGTGCATCCGGGTCTGGGCCCCGCCGAACGGGCCGACGTGGCAGCCGAGTTCAAGGCCGCCGGCATCGAGCTCCTGGGCCTGGCCGGGTACGCCCGGGTCGCCGCTCCCGGTGACGACGGGCCGGTGATCGAGGAGATGCGCACCCTCATCGACCTCGCCCACGACCTCGGTGCCCCTTACGTCCGCGTCTTCCCCGGCGCCGACCCCGAGCAGAGCCCGCAGTCGGCGGACGCGATCGCCGCGCGGCGGCTGGGTACGGCCGCGCAGTACGCCGCCGACATGGGCGTACGGATCCTGCTGGAGACCCACGACTCGCACCGCACCGCCGCCGACTCGATCCGCGTCCTCGGCCTGGTCGGGCACCGGCACGTCGGCTCGCTGTGGGACGTCATGCACACCTGGCTGGGCGGCGAGCAGCCCTCGGAGAGCTACGCGGCCCTGTCCCCGTACCTCGGCTACGTCCAGGTCAAGGACATCGCCTCCGCCGACGACACGACCCCGCTGCCGCTCGGCACCGGAGTGCTGCCGCTCGCCGAGTGCGTGGAGGTCCTCTCCCGGCACGGCTGGGACGGCTGGCTGTGCTGGGAGTACGAGAAGCGGTGGTACGAGGAGGCCGCGCCCCTCCCCGAACTGCTCGACGCGGGACGGAACCATCTGGCGCGGCTGCTCAACGAGTCGGCGTAG
- a CDS encoding bifunctional helix-turn-helix transcriptional regulator/GNAT family N-acetyltransferase, with the protein MTVHDIRAFNRFYTNVIGALDYSRHLYAPYTLTESRVLYELAHSPRTDAADLRAELSLDAGYLSRILNKFEQDGLIERTPSREDPRRRRVTLTARGRETGKLLEERATESVGSLLSTVPAAERPRLAEAMTTVRTILSEGRPPRREDVLLREPGPGDLGWIVQRNAALYAAEYGWNADYEGLVARIVADFAEDHDPHLERVWIAELDGRPVGCVMLVRDEAPATARLRLLLVEPDARGLGIGDRLVSAVVDFARGVGYRDLVLWTNDVLAAARRIYRRHGFVLSAETPHRSFGKDLTGQDWRLDLHSTQE; encoded by the coding sequence ATGACCGTGCATGACATCCGCGCCTTCAACCGCTTCTACACCAACGTCATCGGGGCCCTCGACTACAGCCGCCACCTGTACGCCCCGTACACCCTCACCGAGTCCCGCGTCCTGTACGAGCTCGCGCACTCCCCGCGTACGGACGCGGCCGACCTGCGGGCCGAACTCTCCCTGGACGCGGGGTATCTGAGCCGCATCCTGAACAAGTTCGAGCAGGACGGGCTCATCGAGCGCACCCCCTCCCGGGAGGACCCGCGTCGGCGGCGCGTCACGCTCACCGCGCGCGGCCGGGAGACCGGCAAGCTGCTGGAGGAACGGGCGACCGAATCGGTCGGCTCGCTGCTGTCGACCGTGCCGGCCGCCGAACGGCCACGGCTCGCCGAGGCGATGACGACGGTCCGTACGATCCTGTCCGAAGGCCGCCCTCCCCGCCGCGAGGACGTCCTGCTGCGCGAGCCGGGCCCCGGCGACCTCGGCTGGATCGTGCAGCGCAACGCCGCGCTGTACGCCGCCGAGTACGGCTGGAACGCCGATTACGAGGGGCTGGTCGCGAGGATTGTGGCGGACTTCGCGGAGGATCATGATCCGCATCTGGAGCGGGTGTGGATCGCCGAGCTGGACGGCCGGCCGGTCGGCTGCGTGATGCTCGTCCGCGACGAGGCGCCCGCCACGGCCCGGCTGCGGCTGCTGCTGGTCGAGCCCGACGCGCGCGGCCTCGGCATCGGCGACCGGCTCGTCTCGGCCGTCGTCGACTTCGCCCGCGGTGTGGGCTATCGCGACCTCGTCCTGTGGACCAACGACGTCCTGGCCGCCGCCCGCCGCATCTACCGGCGCCACGGCTTCGTCCTGTCCGCCGAGACACCCCACCGCTCCTTCGGCAAGGACCTGACCGGGCAGGACTGGCGACTGGATCTCCACAGCACGCAGGAGTGA
- a CDS encoding dihydrofolate reductase family protein has product MRISITEFISLDGVVQAPGGPQEDTDGGFAHGGWSHPYFDAEVLGEAFDAGMQKAEALLFGRRTWQTMAAAWPERAGDPFADRMNSIKKYVVSGTLSDTDLTWNNTTLIPGAEAVARVRELRATEGGDLAMMGSPTLVRTLIQEGLVDELQLVVMPVLLGGGKSIFPEDGGKRPLELVSATAAKTGAQVCVYRPATEG; this is encoded by the coding sequence ATGCGCATCTCGATCACCGAGTTCATCAGCCTCGACGGCGTCGTCCAGGCCCCGGGCGGCCCCCAGGAGGACACCGACGGCGGGTTCGCGCACGGCGGCTGGTCGCATCCGTACTTCGACGCGGAGGTCCTCGGCGAGGCCTTCGACGCGGGGATGCAGAAGGCCGAGGCGCTGCTGTTCGGGCGCCGCACCTGGCAGACCATGGCTGCGGCGTGGCCGGAGCGGGCCGGGGATCCGTTCGCCGACCGGATGAACTCGATCAAGAAGTACGTCGTCTCCGGCACGCTCAGCGACACCGACCTGACCTGGAACAACACCACCCTCATCCCCGGCGCCGAGGCCGTCGCCCGGGTGCGGGAACTGCGCGCGACCGAGGGCGGCGACCTGGCGATGATGGGCAGCCCGACCCTCGTACGGACCCTCATCCAGGAGGGGCTGGTCGACGAGCTGCAGCTCGTCGTGATGCCGGTGCTGCTCGGCGGCGGGAAGTCGATCTTCCCGGAGGACGGGGGGAAGCGGCCCCTGGAGCTCGTCTCCGCCACCGCGGCCAAGACCGGCGCGCAGGTGTGCGTCTACCGGCCCGCCACCGAGGGCTAG
- a CDS encoding DUF4389 domain-containing protein, protein MATSWDPRAATDPAGGEWLPVLDIPPAARQRRWTVLLRWLLLLPQFVVVWLLSIAAFFVTIVGWFAALFTGRLPDGIFRFLGSVLAYRTRVGASAMLLVDRYPPFSFSAPDHPVQIELRATPLNRLAVFFRLILMIPAAIINNLAQAGWFAVGWVFWIIGIVLGRLPAPVFAATAAVARYQMRFTAYVTMLTPAYPKRLFGDEPVPQDAVRSGTRPLLLDTAAKVLVVLFLLLGLAGHVVSSTVDYYDDNDSQYDGTAPAVPPGR, encoded by the coding sequence ATGGCGACGAGCTGGGATCCTCGGGCCGCTACCGATCCCGCGGGCGGCGAGTGGCTGCCCGTCCTGGACATCCCTCCTGCCGCACGGCAGCGGCGCTGGACCGTCCTGCTGCGCTGGCTGCTGCTCCTGCCGCAGTTCGTGGTGGTCTGGCTGCTCTCCATCGCGGCGTTCTTCGTGACCATCGTCGGATGGTTCGCCGCCCTGTTCACGGGACGGCTGCCCGACGGGATCTTCCGCTTCCTCGGCTCGGTCCTCGCCTACCGGACGCGGGTCGGCGCGAGCGCGATGCTCCTGGTCGACCGCTATCCGCCGTTCTCGTTCTCGGCTCCCGACCACCCCGTGCAGATCGAACTGCGCGCCACGCCGCTGAATCGGCTCGCGGTGTTCTTCCGCCTGATCCTGATGATCCCGGCAGCGATCATCAACAACCTGGCGCAGGCAGGCTGGTTCGCGGTGGGCTGGGTGTTCTGGATCATCGGCATCGTGCTGGGACGACTGCCCGCGCCGGTCTTCGCCGCCACGGCCGCCGTGGCCCGCTACCAGATGCGTTTCACCGCGTACGTCACGATGCTGACCCCCGCCTATCCCAAGCGGTTGTTCGGCGACGAGCCGGTCCCGCAGGACGCGGTCCGCTCCGGCACCCGGCCGCTGCTCCTGGACACCGCGGCCAAGGTCCTCGTCGTGCTCTTCCTGCTCCTCGGCCTGGCCGGCCATGTCGTCAGCAGCACGGTGGACTACTACGACGACAACGATTCGCAGTACGACGGTACGGCCCCGGCTGTGCCGCCCGGGCGTTGA
- a CDS encoding LacI family DNA-binding transcriptional regulator, which translates to MTVTLADVAARAQVSPATVSRVLNGNYPVAASTRERVLRAVDELDYVLNGPASALAAATSDLVGILVNDIADPFFGIMASAIQSEIGGPGGRAGGERLAVVCNTGGSPERELTYLTLLQRQRAAAVVLTGGAVEDAPHAAAVAAKLRKLADAGTRVVLCGRPPAPDTGAIALTFDNRGGGRELTEHLIGLGHRRLGYIAGPEERTTTRHRLEGHRAALEAHGIEEDPRWTVHGRYDRQSGYEATLELLRRDPSLTAVVAANDSVALGACAALRDSGLRIPEDVSVAGFDDLPFSLDTVPSLTTVRLPLSEAGARAGRIAMGREEPPLGEIATIRGELMVRGSSGGPKGA; encoded by the coding sequence ATGACGGTGACCCTGGCGGACGTGGCGGCCCGCGCCCAGGTCTCCCCCGCGACGGTGTCGCGCGTACTGAACGGCAACTACCCCGTGGCCGCGTCCACCCGGGAACGGGTGCTGCGGGCGGTGGACGAGCTGGACTACGTGCTGAACGGTCCGGCGAGCGCGCTGGCCGCCGCCACCTCCGACCTGGTCGGCATCCTGGTCAACGACATCGCCGACCCCTTCTTCGGGATCATGGCGAGCGCGATCCAGTCCGAGATCGGCGGTCCGGGCGGCCGGGCCGGCGGTGAGCGGCTGGCGGTCGTCTGCAACACGGGAGGTTCGCCGGAGCGTGAGCTGACGTACCTGACGCTGTTGCAGCGGCAGCGGGCCGCGGCGGTCGTCCTGACCGGCGGCGCCGTCGAGGACGCCCCGCACGCGGCCGCGGTCGCGGCGAAACTGCGGAAGCTGGCGGACGCCGGGACTCGGGTCGTGCTCTGCGGCCGGCCGCCGGCGCCGGACACCGGGGCGATCGCGCTGACCTTCGACAACCGCGGCGGCGGGCGGGAACTGACCGAGCACCTGATCGGGCTGGGGCACCGGCGGCTCGGCTACATCGCGGGACCGGAGGAGCGGACGACGACCCGGCACCGGCTGGAGGGGCACCGGGCGGCGCTGGAGGCGCACGGCATCGAGGAGGACCCCCGGTGGACGGTGCACGGCCGCTATGACCGGCAGTCGGGATACGAGGCGACGCTGGAACTGCTGCGCCGGGACCCGTCGTTGACCGCCGTGGTCGCCGCGAACGACTCCGTCGCCCTGGGCGCCTGCGCTGCGCTGCGCGACTCCGGGCTGCGGATTCCGGAGGACGTCTCGGTGGCCGGGTTCGACGACCTGCCGTTCAGTCTCGACACGGTGCCTTCCCTCACGACGGTGCGGCTGCCGCTGTCGGAGGCGGGGGCGCGGGCCGGGCGGATCGCGATGGGGCGGGAGGAGCCGCCGCTCGGCGAGATCGCCACGATTCGCGGGGAGTTGATGGTTCGGGGGTCTTCCGGGGGACCCAAGGGGGCCTGA
- a CDS encoding Gfo/Idh/MocA family protein: protein MTRKTVRIAMNGVTGRMGYRQHLVRSILAIREQGGLDLGDGTVLWPEPILVGRREYALKALAEQHGLDAQNISTDVDAVLADPAVEIYFDAQVTSAREESIRKAIAAGKHIYTEKPTATGLEGALELARLADEAGIKHGVVQDKLFLPGLLKLKRLIDGGFFGRILSIRGEFGYWVFEGDWQAAQRPSWNYRAEDGGGIVVDMFPHWEYVLHELFGRVKSVQAIATTHIPQRWDENDKPYDATADDAAYGIFELDGGAIAQINSSWAVRVNRDELVEFQVDGTEGSAVAGLRNCRVQHRSLTPKPVWNPDIPATYSFRDQWQEVPDNTEFDNGFKAQWELFLRHVYADAPYHWDLLAGARGVQLAELGLKSSAEGRRLDVPEIQL from the coding sequence GTGACACGCAAGACGGTGCGTATCGCCATGAACGGCGTGACAGGGCGCATGGGCTACCGCCAGCACCTGGTCCGCTCCATCCTGGCCATCCGTGAGCAGGGCGGGCTCGACCTCGGCGACGGCACCGTGCTGTGGCCGGAGCCGATCCTGGTCGGCCGTCGCGAGTACGCCCTGAAGGCACTCGCCGAGCAACACGGCCTGGACGCGCAGAACATCTCGACGGACGTCGACGCGGTGCTCGCCGACCCGGCCGTCGAGATCTACTTCGACGCCCAGGTCACCTCGGCCCGCGAGGAGTCGATCAGGAAGGCGATCGCCGCCGGCAAGCACATCTACACCGAGAAGCCCACCGCCACCGGTCTGGAAGGTGCCCTGGAGCTGGCCCGTCTCGCGGACGAGGCCGGCATCAAGCACGGCGTCGTCCAGGACAAGCTCTTCCTCCCGGGCCTGCTGAAGCTCAAGCGCCTCATCGACGGCGGCTTCTTCGGGCGGATCCTCTCCATCCGCGGCGAGTTCGGCTACTGGGTCTTCGAGGGCGACTGGCAGGCCGCGCAGCGCCCGTCCTGGAACTACCGCGCGGAGGACGGCGGCGGCATCGTCGTCGACATGTTCCCGCACTGGGAGTACGTGCTGCACGAGCTCTTCGGGCGCGTGAAGTCCGTGCAGGCCATCGCCACCACCCACATCCCGCAGCGCTGGGACGAGAACGACAAGCCCTACGACGCCACCGCCGACGACGCCGCATACGGCATCTTCGAGCTCGACGGCGGCGCCATCGCCCAGATCAACTCCTCCTGGGCCGTACGCGTCAACCGCGACGAGCTGGTCGAGTTCCAGGTCGACGGCACGGAGGGTTCCGCGGTCGCGGGCCTGCGCAACTGCCGCGTCCAGCACCGCTCCCTCACCCCCAAGCCGGTCTGGAACCCGGACATCCCGGCCACCTACTCCTTCCGCGACCAGTGGCAGGAGGTCCCGGACAACACCGAGTTCGACAACGGCTTCAAGGCCCAGTGGGAGCTGTTCCTCAGGCACGTCTACGCCGACGCCCCCTACCACTGGGACCTCCTCGCCGGCGCCCGCGGCGTCCAGCTCGCCGAGCTGGGTCTGAAGTCCTCGGCCGAGGGCCGCCGTCTCGACGTACCGGAGATCCAGCTGTGA
- a CDS encoding dihydrodipicolinate synthase family protein produces the protein MTIRLPDFKGGLRAYEPRPEPLVVTPGTPFTSRTVFSAAHVVADPYADVSPDSPAAVDWDATLAFRRHLWSHGLGVAEAMDTAQRGMGLDWAGAAELIRRSAAEARAVGGRIACGVGTDQIAAGTLEEVRAAYEEQLAVVEESGAQAILMASRALAATAKGPEDYLEVYGRLLRQSAEPVILHWLGPMFDPALEGYWGSSDLDAATDTFLEVISVHPDKVDGIKVSLLDAQREIDLRRRLPQGVRCYTGDDFNYPELIAGDEQGFSHALLGIFDPLGPLAAQAVRVLDTGDVEGFRELLDPTVELSRHLFRTPTRFYKTGVVLLAWLAGHQSHFTMVGGLQSARSLPHFARAYELADGLGLFPDPKLAEERMKNLLSLYGVNQ, from the coding sequence GTGACGATCCGACTGCCCGACTTCAAGGGCGGGTTGCGGGCGTACGAGCCCCGCCCGGAGCCCTTGGTGGTGACCCCCGGCACCCCCTTCACCTCCCGCACGGTCTTCTCCGCGGCGCACGTCGTCGCCGACCCGTACGCCGACGTCTCGCCCGACTCGCCCGCCGCCGTCGACTGGGACGCCACCCTCGCCTTCCGCCGCCACCTGTGGTCCCACGGGCTCGGTGTCGCCGAGGCCATGGACACCGCCCAGCGCGGGATGGGCCTGGACTGGGCGGGCGCGGCCGAGCTGATCCGCCGGTCGGCCGCGGAGGCCCGTGCGGTGGGCGGCCGTATCGCCTGCGGTGTGGGCACCGACCAGATCGCCGCGGGGACCCTCGAAGAAGTCCGGGCGGCTTACGAGGAGCAGCTCGCGGTCGTGGAGGAGTCGGGCGCCCAGGCGATCCTGATGGCCTCGCGCGCGCTGGCCGCCACGGCCAAGGGCCCCGAGGACTACCTGGAGGTCTACGGCCGGCTGCTCCGGCAGTCCGCCGAGCCGGTGATCCTGCACTGGCTGGGCCCGATGTTCGACCCGGCGCTGGAGGGCTACTGGGGCTCGTCCGACCTGGACGCGGCCACCGACACCTTCCTGGAGGTGATCTCGGTCCACCCCGACAAGGTCGACGGCATCAAGGTCTCCCTGCTGGACGCCCAGCGCGAGATCGACCTGCGTCGCCGCCTCCCGCAGGGGGTGCGCTGCTACACGGGTGACGACTTCAACTACCCCGAGCTGATCGCGGGCGACGAGCAGGGATTCAGCCACGCCCTGCTCGGCATCTTCGACCCGCTGGGGCCGCTGGCGGCCCAGGCCGTCCGGGTCCTGGACACGGGCGATGTCGAGGGCTTCCGTGAACTCCTCGACCCCACCGTCGAGTTGTCCCGCCACCTCTTCCGGACGCCGACCCGCTTCTACAAGACGGGCGTGGTCCTCCTGGCCTGGCTGGCCGGCCACCAGTCCCACTTCACCATGGTCGGCGGCCTCCAGTCGGCCCGCTCCCTGCCGCACTTCGCCCGCGCCTACGAACTCGCCGACGGACTGGGCCTGTTCCCGGACCCGAAGCTGGCCGAGGAGCGCATGAAGAACCTGCTGTCCCTGTACGGGGTGAACCAGTGA